One Elaeis guineensis isolate ETL-2024a chromosome 10, EG11, whole genome shotgun sequence genomic window carries:
- the LOC105052230 gene encoding serine/threonine-protein kinase PCRK1, whose product MKCFHSSAAGDDVGPGPRPSRFSWARSLSVASAGWRAELDHGSRGLPRLEEEDLSPPICRQGKLPDGLRAFTFAELKAATRGFSRALMIGEGGFGCVYRGVLTVPGEDDDAETMDVAVKQLNRNGLQGHREWVTEVNFLGVVKHRNLVKLVGYCAEDDERGIQRLLVYELMPNKSLEDHLLARVPSTLSWEQRLKIAQDAARGLAYLHEEMDFQLIFRDFKTSNILLDEDFNAKLSDFGFARHGPAEGVGHVSTSVVGTVGYAAPEYVHTGRLTAKSDVWSYGVVLYELITGRRSVDRNLPRNEQKLLDWVRPYATDPKKFHIIIDPRLEEQYCVKSVRKLITLANRCLMKQPKSRPRMSEVVEVLEQIIEMLNGETGGAITAPSDREDTTDVTEILKENGNGRSRVFDIRELISLKNMSVRKLDWRALAPGAVGMLARTWG is encoded by the exons ATGAAGTGCTTCCACTCCTCCGCCGCCGGCGATGATGTGGGGCCCGGGCCGAGGCCTTCCCGGTTCTCCTGGGCTCGCTCACTCAGCGTCGCCTCGGCCGGGTGGCGGGCCGAGCTCGATCACGGCTCCCGGGGTCTCCCGCGACTGGAGGAGGAGGATCTCTCGCCCCCAATCTGCCGCCAGGGGAAGCTGCCGGACGGACTGCGCGCGTTCACGTTCGCGGAGCTGAAGGCGGCGACCAGGGGGTTCAGTCGCGCCCTCATGATCGGAGAGGGCGGGTTTGGGTGCGTGTACAGAGGCGTCCTTACGGTTCCGGGAGAGGACGACGACGCCGAGACCATGGATGTTGCCGTGAAGCAGTTGAATCGAAATGGATTGCAG GGACACAGGGAATGGGTTACAGAAGTTAATTTTCTGGGTGTAGTTAAGCATCGCAATCTTGTCAAGTTAGTAGGTTATTGTGCTGAAGATGATGAGAGGGGGATTCAAAGGCtcctagtatatgaattgatgccCAATAAAAGCTTGGAGGATCACCTATTAGCTCGAGTCCCATCAACTCTCTCATGGGAGCAGAGGTTAAAAATTGCCCAGGATGCTGCACGTGGTTTAGCATATCTCCATGAAGAAATGGATTTTCAG TTAATATTCCGAGATTTTAAAACCTCAAATATTCTGCTAGATGAAGATTTTAATGCCAAGCTCTCAGACTTCGGGTTTGCCAGACATGGCCCTGCGGAAGGAGTTGGTCATGTTTCAACATCA GTTGTGGGAACTGTTGGCTATGCTGCACCGGAATATGTCCATACTGGGAGATTAACTGCTAAAAGTGATGTCTGGAGCTATGGGGTTGTTCTCTATGAACTCATAACAGGTAGACGGTCTGTGGATAGGAACCTACCAAGAAACGAACAAAAGCTTTTGGATTGGGTCAGACCTTATGCAACAGACCCCAAAAAATTCCACATAATCATAGATCCACGGCTTGAAGAGCAATACTGTGTAAAATCTGTTCGCAAGCTCATAACTTTGGCAAATAGATGCCTAATGAAGCAACCAAAGTCCCGCCCTAGAATGAGTGAGGTAGTTGAGGTGCTTGAACAAATCATCGAGATGTTGAATGGGGAGACTGGAGGAGCCATTACAGCTCCCTCAGACAGGGAGGATACTACTGATGTAACAGAAATATTAAAAGAGAATGGCAATGGTAGGAGTAGGGTGTTTGACATCAGGGAATTGATCAGCCTAAAGAACATGTCTGTAAGAAAGTTGGATTGGAGAGCATTGGCACCAGGGGCTGTGGGGATGTTGGCAAGAACATGGGGTTAA